A window of Caldicellulosiruptoraceae bacterium PP1 contains these coding sequences:
- the hisS gene encoding histidine--tRNA ligase — MMIQAPKGTRDVLPEESFIWQYLENKFHNICKLYGYQEVRFPTFEATELFERGVGDTTDIVQKEMYTFNDKAGRSITLRPEGTASVARIFIEHGFNSRPMPQKLCYNISAFRYENPQGGRYREFHQFGIENFGSKNPITDAEVISFAYNFFKNLGLSDIKININSIGCPNCRKDYHNNLKTYFSNYKDKLCKTCLTRLEKNPLRILDCKEESCKVITKDAPKPIDNLCDECKTHHDSLCNYLSEINIPFSIDPWIVRGLDYYTKTVFEVIDVVEGRELAICGGGRYDNLINEIGGMDVPGIGFALGIERLISLLKNKNLVPEKPTVPEVFVISMGERAKIYSLKVANLLRSNNISTTIEELGRSIKAQMKYANKLGCSLVLIIGENEIDTGKFNIKNMKNSEEYQVDETNLLMKIKELIFK; from the coding sequence ATTATGATACAAGCACCAAAGGGAACTCGAGATGTTTTACCTGAAGAAAGTTTTATATGGCAGTATTTAGAGAATAAGTTCCATAATATATGTAAATTATATGGTTATCAGGAGGTTAGATTCCCTACCTTTGAAGCTACTGAGCTTTTTGAACGCGGTGTTGGAGACACAACTGATATTGTTCAAAAAGAGATGTACACCTTTAATGATAAAGCAGGAAGAAGTATAACCTTAAGACCAGAAGGTACTGCTTCTGTTGCAAGAATTTTTATTGAACATGGCTTTAATTCAAGACCTATGCCTCAAAAACTATGTTACAACATCTCAGCTTTTAGATACGAAAATCCACAGGGTGGTAGATACAGAGAGTTCCATCAATTTGGCATTGAGAATTTTGGCTCAAAAAATCCGATAACAGATGCTGAGGTTATTTCTTTTGCTTATAACTTTTTTAAAAATTTGGGGCTTTCTGATATAAAAATTAATATCAATAGTATAGGTTGTCCAAATTGCAGAAAGGATTATCATAATAACCTAAAAACATACTTTTCAAATTATAAAGATAAGCTTTGTAAAACTTGCTTAACAAGATTAGAAAAGAATCCTTTAAGAATTTTAGATTGTAAAGAAGAAAGTTGTAAAGTTATAACAAAAGATGCTCCAAAACCAATTGATAATTTATGTGACGAATGCAAAACTCACCATGATAGCTTATGTAATTACTTAAGTGAGATAAATATACCATTTAGCATTGACCCTTGGATTGTAAGAGGACTTGATTATTACACAAAAACAGTTTTTGAGGTAATTGATGTTGTCGAAGGTAGAGAACTTGCTATTTGTGGCGGTGGTAGATATGATAATTTAATAAATGAAATTGGTGGTATGGATGTTCCAGGAATAGGTTTTGCTTTAGGCATAGAAAGACTCATTAGCCTTTTGAAAAATAAAAACCTTGTTCCAGAAAAACCAACCGTTCCTGAGGTATTTGTAATTTCAATGGGTGAAAGAGCTAAGATTTATTCACTTAAGGTAGCTAATTTATTAAGATCAAATAATATTTCAACAACTATTGAAGAATTAGGAAGAAGTATAAAAGCTCAGATGAAATATGCTAATAAACTTGGTTGTTCTTTGGTATTAATTATTGGTGAGAATGAGATTGATACTGGAAAATTTAATATTAAAAATATGAAAAATTCCGAAGAGTATCAGGTTGATGAAACAAACCTATTGATGAAAATAAAAGAGCTAATTTTTAAATAA
- the lepB gene encoding signal peptidase I, whose product MDESIKRQRILKAFLSILSVLVAAMLVSYIIQQYVLILVVVPTPSMKNTININDRLLGLKTSGLFKYTRIKRGDIVAFKMPDNKEEIYIKRVIGLPGDTIYIRNSILFVNNKPYKEDYILEKMEGNYGPYKVPENHYFMLGDNRNDSFDSREWVNPYVEKKDIVGKVIFRVYPLKKIGFIN is encoded by the coding sequence ATGGACGAAAGCATAAAAAGGCAGAGGATATTAAAGGCTTTTTTAAGTATTTTATCAGTTTTGGTTGCTGCAATGCTTGTATCATACATAATTCAGCAATATGTCTTAATATTAGTGGTTGTTCCAACACCATCTATGAAAAATACTATTAATATTAATGACCGACTTCTTGGGCTAAAAACATCAGGGCTTTTCAAGTATACAAGAATAAAAAGAGGGGATATTGTTGCTTTTAAAATGCCAGATAATAAGGAAGAGATTTATATAAAAAGAGTAATAGGACTTCCTGGTGATACAATTTACATAAGAAATTCAATTCTATTTGTGAACAATAAACCTTACAAAGAAGATTATATATTAGAAAAGATGGAAGGGAACTATGGACCTTACAAAGTTCCTGAGAACCATTATTTTATGTTAGGAGACAATAGAAATGATTCATTTGATAGTAGAGAATGGGTAAATCCATATGTTGAGAAAAAAGATATTGTGGGTAAAGTTATATTTCGTGTTTATCCTCTAAAAAAAATTGGATTTATAAATTAA
- a CDS encoding MerR family transcriptional regulator — protein sequence MQYSIKEVSEKTNLSAYTIRYYEQEGLLPNLERDAHGNRIFKESDVEWLLFIRCLRDTGMSITNMKRYVELNNLGDATIEDRREILLNHKKYIEAKIEELNNYLQKINHKIEWYNNTVAKNRKIETTKQK from the coding sequence TTGCAATACTCCATAAAAGAGGTTTCTGAAAAAACTAATCTCTCAGCATATACAATAAGGTATTACGAACAAGAAGGACTACTTCCTAATCTTGAACGCGACGCACATGGAAACAGGATATTTAAAGAAAGCGATGTTGAGTGGCTATTGTTTATTCGCTGCTTAAGAGATACAGGAATGTCAATTACAAATATGAAAAGGTATGTTGAGCTTAATAACTTAGGTGATGCTACCATAGAGGATAGACGAGAAATTCTTCTTAATCATAAAAAATATATTGAAGCAAAAATTGAAGAATTGAATAATTACTTACAAAAGATTAATCATAAAATTGAGTGGTACAATAATACAGTGGCTAAAAATAGAAAAATTGAAACAACAAAACAAAAATAA
- a CDS encoding aldo/keto reductase — translation MLYRKFGKTNEMVSILGFGCMRLPILDNDPTKIDYDKATEMVRYAIDNGVNYIDTAYPYHGSGGDKGGASEPFVAKVLKDGYREKVKLATKLPSWLIKTHEDMDRLLNEQLKRLETDYIDFYLVHAINKDFWANLTKLGIDHFLNKALQSGKIKYAGFSFHDDVNLFKEVVDYYDWSFCQIQYNYLDEEYQAGKEGLQYAAKKGLGIVIMEPLRGGLLAKSLPQPVLEEFKNAKVKRTPAEWALRWIWNHEDVSVVLSGMNTLSDVIENIKTASDANPNSMTSEELLVIEKAKETFKKIKVNCTGCEYCMPCPSGVNIPKNFLYYNKYYLTENEAERNEIKYNYNKEIASNERASSCVECGKCETHCPQKIAIRQELKNVKAIFE, via the coding sequence ATGCTTTATAGAAAATTTGGTAAGACAAATGAAATGGTTTCAATATTAGGCTTTGGATGCATGAGATTACCTATTTTGGATAATGACCCAACTAAAATTGATTATGATAAAGCAACAGAAATGGTAAGATATGCAATAGACAATGGTGTAAATTATATTGATACTGCTTATCCATATCATGGTTCTGGTGGCGACAAAGGTGGAGCAAGTGAACCATTTGTTGCTAAGGTATTAAAAGATGGCTACAGAGAAAAGGTAAAACTTGCAACAAAACTTCCAAGTTGGCTTATAAAAACTCATGAAGACATGGATAGACTTTTAAACGAACAATTAAAAAGACTTGAAACAGATTATATTGATTTTTATTTAGTTCATGCAATAAACAAGGATTTTTGGGCTAATCTAACTAAACTTGGTATCGACCACTTTTTAAATAAAGCACTACAAAGTGGCAAAATCAAATATGCAGGTTTTTCATTCCATGATGATGTCAATTTATTTAAAGAAGTAGTTGACTACTATGACTGGTCATTCTGCCAAATACAGTACAACTATCTTGATGAAGAATATCAAGCTGGTAAAGAGGGTTTACAGTATGCAGCTAAAAAAGGTCTTGGTATAGTTATAATGGAACCTTTAAGAGGGGGATTGCTTGCCAAAAGCCTTCCACAGCCAGTTTTAGAAGAATTTAAAAATGCAAAAGTCAAAAGAACCCCTGCAGAATGGGCATTAAGATGGATATGGAATCATGAAGATGTTTCTGTTGTTTTAAGCGGTATGAATACCTTGAGCGATGTAATAGAAAATATAAAAACAGCAAGTGATGCAAATCCAAACTCAATGACATCAGAAGAATTGCTTGTTATAGAAAAAGCAAAAGAAACATTTAAGAAGATAAAGGTTAATTGCACTGGTTGTGAATATTGTATGCCATGTCCATCTGGCGTAAATATACCTAAGAACTTCTTATATTATAATAAATACTATCTAACTGAAAATGAAGCAGAAAGAAATGAAATAAAATATAATTACAATAAAGAAATTGCCTCAAACGAAAGAGCATCTTCATGTGTTGAATGTGGCAAATGTGAAACACATTGCCCACAAAAGATAGCTATTAGACAAGAATTGAAGAATGTTAAAGCAATCTTTGAATAA
- a CDS encoding flavin reductase family protein: MFKRIDSKLLQINPFNLISSNWMLISTGNKDKFNAMTASWGGFGFIWNKNVTFCFIRPQRYTYELIENNDYYSFNFFDEEYKKVLEKCGSVSGRDVDKIKENNLHPTVHESGAIYFEESKLVVVSKKLYFQDINPNQLIDSSIDRMFYPNKDYHRMYIGQVIEILEK, from the coding sequence ATGTTTAAAAGAATTGATTCTAAATTATTACAAATAAATCCTTTTAATTTAATTAGTTCTAATTGGATGCTTATTTCAACAGGAAATAAAGATAAATTTAATGCTATGACTGCAAGCTGGGGTGGTTTTGGATTTATTTGGAATAAAAATGTTACTTTTTGTTTTATTAGACCTCAAAGATACACCTATGAACTAATTGAGAATAATGATTATTATTCTTTTAACTTTTTTGATGAAGAATACAAAAAGGTTCTTGAAAAATGTGGCAGTGTATCAGGAAGAGATGTTGACAAAATAAAAGAAAATAATCTCCATCCTACTGTACATGAAAGTGGTGCTATATATTTTGAAGAATCAAAATTAGTTGTTGTTTCTAAAAAATTATATTTTCAGGACATAAATCCTAATCAACTTATTGATTCATCAATTGATAGAATGTTTTATCCCAATAAGGATTATCACAGGATGTATATTGGGCAGGTTATTGAAATACTTGAGAAATAA
- a CDS encoding DegV family protein: MSKIKIITDSTADIPKQLREKLNIDIIPLYVTIGEKTYKDTLEIDFKKLYELVDYYNELPKSSAPSVYDFTETFKRYINEGYEIIFFSISSELSATYQNACIAAKEVSPEKISIVDSRNLSLGIGILAIEAAEMALEGFSRESIIERINLLIPKVRGSFVIETLRYLHMGGRCSSVQMLAGSLLKIQPQIVVENGFMHVGTKYRGNKEKVLTQYFSDFIENRSFYKGRLILGHSECINGLQLLKDKSEKISNVKEIIFFDAGAVISTHCGPGTVGVFYIED, translated from the coding sequence ATGAGCAAAATAAAAATAATTACTGACAGCACAGCAGATATCCCAAAGCAACTTAGAGAAAAATTGAACATTGACATAATACCACTTTATGTAACAATAGGTGAAAAGACTTACAAAGATACTTTGGAAATAGATTTTAAAAAATTATATGAACTTGTTGATTACTACAATGAATTACCAAAATCATCTGCACCTAGTGTCTATGACTTTACTGAAACTTTCAAAAGGTATATAAATGAAGGATATGAAATAATATTTTTTAGTATTTCTTCTGAGCTTTCAGCTACTTATCAAAATGCTTGTATTGCAGCCAAAGAGGTATCACCTGAAAAGATCAGTATAGTTGATTCAAGAAATTTAAGCCTTGGAATAGGTATACTTGCTATTGAAGCAGCTGAGATGGCATTAGAGGGATTTTCAAGAGAAAGTATTATTGAAAGAATTAATTTACTTATTCCAAAAGTTAGAGGTAGTTTTGTCATTGAGACTTTAAGATATTTACATATGGGTGGAAGATGTTCATCAGTGCAGATGCTTGCGGGAAGTCTTTTGAAAATACAGCCACAGATTGTTGTGGAAAATGGATTTATGCATGTTGGGACAAAATATAGGGGGAATAAGGAAAAGGTTTTAACACAATATTTTAGTGATTTTATTGAAAATAGAAGTTTTTATAAAGGTAGATTAATTTTAGGCCATTCAGAATGTATAAATGGTCTGCAATTGTTAAAAGATAAGTCAGAAAAAATTTCAAATGTTAAAGAAATAATATTTTTTGATGCAGGTGCAGTAATCTCAACTCACTGCGGCCCCGGAACAGTTGGTGTATTTTATATTGAGGATTAA
- a CDS encoding ATP-dependent DNA helicase, producing the protein MLNNAINLSVRDLVEWVLRSGSIDNTYISNKRNVDGINIHKLIQSSYTDLDYEKEVNLEYTIGIDDYDITIAGRADGIFFKDNIYFIEEIKSTVSNLDSIELNEIHLAQAKCYAYMFSKINNLRQICIIMTYVNIESLEKKCFESEYSIEELEQFLYDLINRYLDIVKYITKHQYQKLSTISNVKFPYKKVRKGQRQFATAVYTTIKNNGKLIAQAPTGIGKTIAALYPAIKSFANNSIQKVFYLTPKETTKLQAKETMKLFLNSGLHINTLILTSKEKICPKEIKRCNKDYCEYALGHFDRVNNAIFDLINSTNLFDRETIEIYAKKYTVCPFEFSLDLSLFSDIIVCDYNYVFDPMVYLRRFFDNNPSNYVLLVDEAHNLPERSRDMYSFTLKKEDILNVKNQFKHIELIKKQLDKINRIFIKYKKLCNGEGFYVTKEKPYDLLNALYSFVNTILSILNEQNQELNKDYEKLETLLQLFFDTFRFIKISEFFNDNFVILCEEVEKSFSIKICCLDSSELVSNMLNKVHSSILFSATLIPSEFFKKYFSSEGNAEYIKIKSPFDENNRLLLVLGNISTKYKDRMNTIDEICKSIIIAISIKKGNYMVFFPSYEYMNLVKDRLLKYIDNDTDVIFQTQNMTDHEKIQFLSKFEEDSFNTTVGLSVLGGAFSEGIDFDGDKLIGIIIVGVGIPQINIERNLIKEHFNKKGVDGFDYAYTYPGIIKVIQSIGRLIRTETDRGFILLIDQRYKNTKYKNLLLSNFENIHFVKTYEEISCKIKLFWDNIG; encoded by the coding sequence ATGCTAAATAATGCTATTAATCTATCTGTAAGAGATCTTGTAGAATGGGTTTTAAGAAGTGGAAGCATTGATAATACATATATCTCGAATAAAAGAAATGTTGATGGAATAAATATTCATAAATTGATACAGTCTTCTTATACCGACTTGGATTATGAAAAAGAAGTAAACCTTGAGTATACAATTGGTATTGATGATTACGATATTACTATAGCAGGACGAGCAGACGGAATATTTTTTAAAGATAATATATACTTCATTGAAGAAATAAAATCAACAGTATCCAATTTAGATAGTATTGAATTAAATGAAATTCATTTAGCTCAAGCAAAGTGTTATGCATATATGTTTAGTAAAATAAACAACTTGAGGCAAATATGTATAATAATGACATATGTTAATATTGAATCACTTGAAAAGAAATGCTTTGAAAGTGAATATTCAATAGAAGAACTTGAACAATTCTTATATGATTTAATAAATAGATATTTAGATATAGTTAAATATATTACAAAACATCAATATCAAAAACTTTCAACTATATCTAATGTAAAATTCCCATATAAAAAAGTTAGAAAAGGACAAAGACAGTTTGCAACAGCAGTTTATACAACAATAAAAAATAATGGTAAACTTATTGCACAGGCACCTACAGGTATTGGCAAAACCATTGCGGCATTATATCCTGCCATAAAATCTTTTGCTAATAATTCTATCCAAAAAGTATTTTATCTAACCCCTAAAGAGACAACAAAACTTCAAGCAAAAGAAACAATGAAACTTTTTTTAAATTCGGGATTACACATAAATACATTAATATTAACCTCAAAAGAAAAAATTTGTCCAAAAGAAATAAAAAGGTGTAATAAAGACTATTGTGAATATGCTTTAGGACATTTTGATAGAGTAAATAATGCAATTTTCGATTTAATAAACTCTACAAATCTTTTTGATAGAGAAACAATAGAAATATATGCAAAAAAGTATACAGTTTGTCCTTTTGAATTTTCACTTGATCTTAGTCTTTTTTCAGATATTATTGTTTGTGACTATAATTATGTTTTTGACCCTATGGTATACCTAAGAAGATTTTTCGATAATAATCCATCTAATTATGTTTTATTAGTTGATGAAGCTCATAATTTACCAGAAAGATCAAGGGATATGTACTCATTTACCTTAAAAAAGGAAGATATTCTAAATGTAAAAAATCAGTTTAAACATATTGAATTAATTAAAAAACAGTTAGATAAAATTAATAGAATATTTATTAAATATAAAAAATTATGTAATGGTGAAGGCTTTTATGTAACCAAAGAAAAACCTTATGATTTACTAAATGCATTGTATTCATTTGTAAATACTATTCTAAGTATTTTAAATGAGCAAAATCAAGAGCTGAATAAGGATTATGAAAAATTAGAAACATTATTACAATTATTTTTTGATACTTTTAGATTTATTAAAATCTCTGAGTTTTTTAATGACAATTTTGTTATATTATGTGAAGAGGTTGAAAAAAGCTTTAGTATAAAAATATGCTGTTTAGATTCATCAGAATTAGTTTCAAATATGCTTAACAAAGTACATTCAAGTATACTATTTTCTGCAACACTAATTCCTTCTGAATTTTTCAAAAAATATTTTTCATCAGAAGGAAATGCAGAATATATAAAAATAAAGTCACCATTTGATGAGAATAATAGGTTGTTGTTAGTTTTAGGTAATATATCCACAAAATATAAAGATAGAATGAATACAATAGATGAAATATGTAAAAGTATCATAATTGCTATAAGTATAAAAAAGGGGAATTATATGGTTTTCTTTCCCTCATATGAATATATGAATTTGGTCAAAGATAGGTTGTTAAAGTATATTGATAATGATACTGATGTTATTTTTCAAACACAAAATATGACCGACCATGAGAAAATACAATTCTTATCAAAATTTGAAGAAGATAGTTTTAATACAACTGTAGGATTGAGTGTTTTAGGTGGTGCTTTTTCTGAAGGCATAGATTTTGATGGTGATAAGTTAATTGGCATAATTATTGTAGGTGTTGGTATTCCACAGATAAATATTGAAAGAAATCTAATTAAAGAACATTTTAATAAAAAAGGTGTTGATGGCTTTGATTATGCTTATACTTATCCTGGAATAATAAAGGTTATTCAATCAATTGGAAGACTTATTAGAACAGAAACTGACAGAGGTTTTATTTTGCTTATTGACCAAAGGTATAAAAATACTAAATATAAGAATTTATTATTATCAAATTTTGAAAATATACATTTTGTAAAAACATATGAGGAAATAAGTTGTAAAATAAAACTATTTTGGGATAATATAGGGTGA
- a CDS encoding SOS response-associated peptidase has translation MCGRYYIATEEENIEIKMIMEEIRSKLKDSDKINLMKTGEIFPTDFVPVIINKDMKKQPDILKWGIKLDTLKSNVIINARLETIQEKPLFKRMINNRCLIVANAFFEWKKEANKKVKNIILLENKKTFYMAGLYGTFKDKDDLINCFVIITTDANSQMKEIHDRMPVILKDDLIDYWLFDNNSTIFSEISKPFENPLIIKPISK, from the coding sequence TTGTGTGGAAGATATTATATTGCTACCGAAGAAGAAAATATTGAGATCAAAATGATTATGGAAGAAATAAGAAGTAAATTGAAAGATTCAGATAAAATTAATTTAATGAAAACTGGGGAGATTTTTCCTACTGACTTTGTACCTGTAATAATTAATAAAGACATGAAAAAACAACCTGACATTCTTAAATGGGGCATAAAACTTGATACGTTGAAAAGCAATGTCATCATAAATGCCCGATTAGAAACAATTCAAGAAAAACCATTATTTAAAAGAATGATAAATAATAGATGCCTTATTGTTGCAAATGCCTTTTTTGAATGGAAAAAGGAAGCAAATAAAAAAGTAAAAAATATAATTTTGTTAGAAAATAAAAAGACTTTTTATATGGCGGGACTTTATGGAACATTTAAAGATAAAGATGATTTGATAAATTGTTTTGTAATAATAACAACAGATGCAAATTCACAGATGAAGGAAATTCATGATAGAATGCCTGTTATTTTAAAAGATGATCTTATTGATTATTGGCTATTTGATAATAATAGTACTATTTTTTCAGAAATATCAAAACCTTTTGAAAATCCATTGATTATAAAACCAATATCAAAATGA
- a CDS encoding LacI family DNA-binding transcriptional regulator — protein MRYTIKDIAKLTGYSTATISRAISGKSGVSDEKRKEILNIIEELGYFPDQTARKLRKRETKTILVIIPDIENIYFNKFIKGLEQTARKANYNIILGDTEKSRAIEQNYFNMLKGNVADGAIVLGPSCDVSVLLEINRLFNVIFVSDHYSDELTTVCIDDFKSAYEATTYLYKCGYRKIAKITGTLDLGVNSVDRLKGYKMALESYGLEIKNEYIKKGDFKYESGYKLTKELLDLPDRPDAIFCSNDEMAMGSLDAIKEKGLSIPDEIGVIGFDDVEYSTIYSPKISSIYQPRWELGVLAFELLLKKINNQEVNKGKYILDTKLVPRETTRKPI, from the coding sequence ATGAGATATACAATAAAAGATATTGCAAAACTGACTGGTTATTCTACTGCTACAATTTCACGTGCCATTAGCGGTAAAAGCGGGGTTTCGGATGAAAAACGCAAAGAGATTCTTAACATTATTGAAGAATTAGGATATTTTCCTGACCAAACAGCAAGAAAACTAAGAAAAAGAGAAACCAAAACAATTCTTGTAATAATCCCTGATATAGAAAATATATATTTCAATAAGTTTATAAAAGGTCTTGAACAAACAGCACGTAAAGCAAATTATAATATAATTCTTGGTGATACTGAAAAATCGAGAGCTATTGAACAGAATTATTTTAATATGTTAAAAGGAAATGTTGCTGATGGTGCAATTGTCCTCGGACCTTCTTGTGATGTAAGTGTTTTACTTGAAATTAATAGATTATTTAATGTCATATTTGTTTCTGACCATTATTCGGATGAACTTACAACTGTATGCATTGATGATTTTAAATCAGCATATGAAGCAACTACGTATCTGTATAAATGTGGATATAGGAAAATAGCTAAAATAACAGGTACTCTTGATTTAGGAGTAAATAGTGTTGATAGATTAAAAGGTTATAAAATGGCATTGGAAAGCTATGGATTGGAGATTAAAAATGAATATATTAAGAAAGGTGATTTTAAATATGAATCAGGGTATAAGTTAACTAAAGAGTTATTAGATCTTCCAGATCGTCCTGATGCCATATTTTGCTCAAATGATGAAATGGCAATGGGTTCATTAGATGCAATAAAAGAAAAAGGCCTTTCAATACCAGATGAAATAGGCGTCATTGGTTTTGATGATGTTGAATATTCCACAATATATTCTCCAAAAATTTCATCTATTTATCAACCAAGATGGGAATTAGGTGTCTTAGCATTTGAACTTCTTTTGAAAAAAATAAATAATCAAGAAGTAAATAAAGGAAAATACATCTTAGATACTAAATTAGTGCCAAGAGAAACTACAAGAAAGCCAATTTAA
- a CDS encoding ABC transporter substrate-binding protein: MKRLVSLLVVFALVLGLFSVVTASTSSTKKQVTITYVRGKDETHATEKIIKEFMKKNPDIKVIFKENPSDTGQNHDQLVTVFSAGGSDIDVFDMDVIWPAEFAQAGYTLTLDRFIKRDKINLTDYIKGTIDAARFKGQMWAFPKFIDAGVLYYRKDIVPENEVPKTWDQLIKVAKKYQGKNGTKYGYLMQAKQYEGLVCDAIEFIASHGGSVVDGSGNIIVNNKGTIDGLKKLREVVTAGITPKNINTFTEVETHTAFINGEAVFTRNWPYMWAMVNSDQSKVKGKVGIAPLPAGTKGSAATLGGWMVGINKYSKNPEAAWRLTKYLVTKEGQKLMAIYNGNVPVYKPLFNDKDVIKALPLVGDKKFVSAILAAVPRPVSPVYPKLSDVMQIEISSVVNGTKTVDKAVKDMDTKMKEIVKNTK; this comes from the coding sequence ATGAAAAGGTTAGTTTCATTGTTGGTTGTGTTTGCTTTAGTGTTAGGTCTCTTTTCTGTTGTAACTGCTTCTACTTCATCCACTAAAAAGCAAGTTACAATTACTTATGTAAGAGGAAAAGATGAAACACATGCAACAGAAAAAATTATCAAAGAATTCATGAAGAAAAACCCAGACATCAAGGTTATCTTCAAAGAAAATCCTTCAGACACAGGTCAAAACCATGACCAATTAGTTACAGTTTTTAGTGCTGGCGGTTCAGATATTGACGTATTTGATATGGACGTTATCTGGCCAGCAGAATTTGCTCAAGCTGGATACACATTGACACTTGACAGATTCATCAAAAGAGACAAAATTAATTTAACTGATTACATTAAAGGTACTATTGATGCTGCAAGATTCAAAGGTCAAATGTGGGCATTTCCAAAGTTTATTGACGCTGGTGTTTTATATTACAGAAAAGATATAGTTCCTGAAAATGAAGTTCCAAAGACATGGGACCAACTAATAAAAGTTGCAAAGAAATATCAAGGCAAAAATGGAACAAAATATGGTTATTTAATGCAAGCAAAACAATATGAAGGTTTAGTTTGTGATGCTATTGAGTTTATAGCTTCACATGGTGGTAGTGTTGTTGATGGTAGTGGTAACATTATAGTTAATAACAAAGGAACAATTGATGGATTAAAGAAATTAAGAGAAGTTGTAACAGCAGGTATTACACCAAAGAATATTAACACCTTTACAGAAGTTGAAACACATACAGCATTTATAAATGGTGAAGCTGTATTTACAAGAAACTGGCCATATATGTGGGCTATGGTAAATAGTGATCAGTCAAAGGTAAAAGGCAAAGTTGGTATTGCTCCATTACCAGCAGGAACAAAAGGTTCAGCTGCAACTCTTGGTGGCTGGATGGTTGGTATCAACAAATATTCAAAGAATCCAGAGGCTGCATGGAGACTTACAAAATACTTAGTTACAAAAGAAGGACAAAAATTAATGGCTATATACAATGGTAATGTTCCTGTTTACAAACCATTATTTAATGACAAAGATGTTATAAAAGCATTACCATTAGTTGGTGACAAGAAGTTTGTCAGTGCTATATTAGCAGCTGTTCCAAGACCAGTATCACCAGTTTATCCAAAACTTTCAGATGTAATGCAAATTGAAATTTCAAGCGTTGTTAATGGTACAAAGACTGTTGATAAAGCAGTTAAAGATATGGATACAAAGATGAAGGAAATTGTTAAGAATACAAAATAG